GCACCCGCCGATCGTCGACACCAGAGCCGTCCCGCCCGCCAGCCGGAGCAATTGACGGCGGCTGACCACGTCACGGAGCACATCCATGCGCTCACGCTAACGCGTGAGCCGGTCAGCTTCCGGTGACGATCCGCTGCTCGACGTAGCGGCCGGTGACGACGTTGGCCGTGGCCTGGCTCTCCATCCGCTGAGCATCCCGCTTGATCCGCCGGTTCAGGATTCGGTCGTCGCGGCGGGTCAAGGTGGCTCCGCGCTTACTCAGCAGGTCCAATTGCTTCCAGCTGAGGCCGTCGAGGTCGCCGACGGAATCGTGCGTGGCGACCACGACGGCGCCATAAAGCAGCGGCACCGTCTTCGCGGTGAAGTCCGTGGTTGCCAGGAGCATTTCGGTGGCATTGCGATTGATCTTTCGTCGGCACCGACGCGTCGAAGGGGTGAACCAGAAATCGAACTGCCGATCCGCACTCGTCAGACTTTCCAGCCCATAATCGTGGACCAGCGCGACGATATCGGCGTTGCTGTAGGCACGAGTTTCGTAGACGACGCCATCCGGATTGAAGTAGAGGATCGTGTTCATGTCGCTTGTCCTTTTCGGTACTGGGCTGGACTGCCTCAACGTGTGCAACGGATAATCACACGCATGTAATTCCCACAATCACGTTAGGGCTAAACATCCCTAACGAAAAAGACACGATTCTGATCTTGAAAGGGTCGTTGCGGGTGGCATTGCGCGCGGCGACAGTCGGCACATTGGCGCGTAAAACACCTGCCCTGACCAGTGAACCGCGGGTGGATGTCTGACAGACTGTCGGCATCGGCCCCATATCCCTCTGTCCGTCACCGTGAGCCTCGACACATGGAGCACGTTGGTGAATGCTGCTGCTGTTCCCGAAGCCGGGTCGCAGTTGTCCGTTGCGATGCGAACCGCCTCCCAGCAAGAGCACGACGCCGCAGAGAAGACGCCGTTCATCACCGAACTGCTCCAAGGTGGCCTCCGGCAGGACGCCTACACGGCCTACCTCACTCGGCTGCGCACGATTTACGCCGCACTCGAAGAGGCGGTGCGCGGCCAGCGCAACGACCCTGTCATTGCCGCGGTATATGACCCTGCGCTCGAGCGTCTCGACGCGATCGACGCCGATCTCGAATGCTGGGCCAACGGCTCACGGGTGGCGGCCGATTCGTCCGCGGCCGAGTCATATCGGCGGCGACTGGAAAGCCTCGACAGTGGTGTCGCGCTGTTGGCCCACCACTACACGCGCTATTTGGGCGACCTATCCGGCGGTCAGGCAATCGGCCGCACCCTCGATCGAATTTTCAATCTCGGCGGAGTCGGCCTCGCGTTCTACGCGTTTCCTGTTCAGCCCAAGCGTTACAAGGATGGCTATCGTGCACGCCTCGACGCCCTCACTCTTCAGTCCGAGCAGGTCGAGATCTTGCTGAGCGAGGTCAAGTGCGCTTTCCGGCTCAATCAGGCGTTGCTCGACGAACTCGGCACCGACTTCGGCGTGAGTGGTTCGCGTGATCGGTGAGTCATCGACGCCCGACGGTCGCCCGGCCGACGAGTTCGTCCCCGTCGGCACGCCCATCGACCTGGAAAACTGTGCTCGCGAACCGATCCACATCCCCGGCAGTATCCAGCCGCGCGGTGCGCTGGCGGTGGTCCGGGAGCCGTCCTTCGAGATCCGTCAGGTCAGCGCCAATGTCCCCGAACTCCTCGGACGATCCGTCGACGACGTGCTGGGACGACACCTCTCCGCACTGATCGGCGTCGACCAAGCGGCGCGCATCGAGCAGGCGGCCTCGGCCTTCGGGGAGCTGCGCGAACGCAACCCGCTCGAATGCCAGATCGAGGTCGCCGGAGAGCTGCGCGCATTCGACGCCATCCTGCGGCGTGAGCCCGGCGGCGTGCTGCTCGTCGAACTCGAAATCGCCTACGGCGAGCGGCCTTTCTCCTTCCCCAACACCTACCAGGCGGTCCGCGGTTCGGTGGAGGAGCTGAACCAGGCCTCGACGCTCACCGATCTGTTCAACATCAGCGCGCGTGCCGTGCGTGACCTGACCGGCTTCGACCGCGTCATGGTGTACCGCTACGACGACCACTACAACGGGGAGGTCGTTGCCGAAGCCAAGCGCGACGACCTGAATTCGTTTCTCGGCCTGCACTATCCGTCGACCGACATCCCCGCTCAAGCGCGCGCGCTGTACGAGAAGAACTGGATCCGGCTCATCTCGGACGTGAACTACACGCCGACACCGCTGGTGCCGACCGTCGACCCGGACACCGGGACGCCGCGTGATCTGACCTACGCCACACTGCGCAGCGTCTCACCCATCCACGTCGAGTACCTGCAGAACATGGGCGTGCACGCGTCGATGTCGATCTCGCTGCTGCGACGCGGGCGCCTGTGGGGACTCATCGCCTGTCACCACTACGCCGGCCCGCACCTGCCGCCGTTCGGCACCCGCGCGGCCGCGGAGTTCCTCGGCTCGACCCTGTCCCTGCGACT
The sequence above is a segment of the Candidatus Mycobacterium wuenschmannii genome. Coding sequences within it:
- a CDS encoding biliverdin-producing heme oxygenase: MRTASQQEHDAAEKTPFITELLQGGLRQDAYTAYLTRLRTIYAALEEAVRGQRNDPVIAAVYDPALERLDAIDADLECWANGSRVAADSSAAESYRRRLESLDSGVALLAHHYTRYLGDLSGGQAIGRTLDRIFNLGGVGLAFYAFPVQPKRYKDGYRARLDALTLQSEQVEILLSEVKCAFRLNQALLDELGTDFGVSGSRDR